In Leptospira licerasiae serovar Varillal str. VAR 010, the sequence TTTTACCAGGTCATGAGTTTTACGAAAAGTTTCAGAAAAGTCTCGATAGAGAAACCGAGATTTTTCAACTCAAGATGAATTATGCCAAGGTCCTAGTCAGTCTTTGGTCTTATTCTTGTCATGCAGACGGAGTCTTTCATACGAAAGAAGGAAACCTAGTTGGACAGATGGTAAAAGCCATGTTCGATAAAGATTGTATTTTCGATCATCACCAAGAGCAAAAGGCGGAGATCATCGAAGAATTATCCGAAGTTTTCGAATCCCCTCTTCCTATTAAAATGATCACCGACTTTGCGGAAGGAAATCCTGTATTGGCCGTAAACTTCTACGAAGACGCGGTATGTATAGTAACGAGTGATGGCAAATTTACGGAAAGAGAAGTAGAATTTTTGGACGATCTGGCAAAGGAACTGGAAATTTCTTCTATGGATAAGAAAAACATAGATAATAAATATACGGACGGCGACGAAGACTGAACTTCAAGTCGCCTTCCTTCTCATGCCTTTTCCACTCCTATTACTTTTATTCGGCTACTTAGGTCTTCAACTCATACTAAGCGGCCCCTTCCTACAACTTATAGTAAATATAATATCCTTTAGGTTATTCAAATTTCGTTGGCTGACTCCGGGCATAATACTTCCCGGGCTTTGGGTTTGGGCCAGACATTTTATCATATTCTTTCCGGGAGAACTCGGAACGGATATTGTTCACGCGAAAGGAAGCTTTGTACATTTCAGGATCTCATTCTCAAATTTATTTAAAGGAAAATTAATATTTAGAGGGGTGAATGTTCGCTCCTTTCACATGGATTATACCAACAGAGTGGAATCCAGAAAGAAGATAGAATACCTTCCCAAAAGAGGGAGGATCCAATTCAAATTGGAGAAAGTTTCCCATTCCAGCATTGATATAGAAGACAAGACATTAACTCCGGTATTTAATATACAGATCCGGGATATAAAAGTAGAGAACGGAGTTTTGGACGCGGGTTCTCCGTTAGAGATCCTTTTTAGAAGCAGAATGGGTTCCTGTAGATTAGGGAG encodes:
- a CDS encoding TerB family tellurite resistance protein, with product MERVSSLASKVLPGHEFYEKFQKSLDRETEIFQLKMNYAKVLVSLWSYSCHADGVFHTKEGNLVGQMVKAMFDKDCIFDHHQEQKAEIIEELSEVFESPLPIKMITDFAEGNPVLAVNFYEDAVCIVTSDGKFTEREVEFLDDLAKELEISSMDKKNIDNKYTDGDED